One genomic region from Streptomyces sp. Li-HN-5-11 encodes:
- a CDS encoding DUF4267 domain-containing protein: MPTAVTTAATVITWAIAVGIILIGARMLWTPKAAADFGIPGTRTEDPTIRAWLSVLAVRDIGYGLFLLIVLIGAGTHLLGWMMLAGSLVTLGDALITKLSGGPAKAYYGIHGGTTAVMAAAGAVLLLS; the protein is encoded by the coding sequence ATGCCTACCGCCGTCACCACCGCCGCCACCGTGATCACCTGGGCGATCGCCGTCGGGATCATCCTCATCGGCGCCCGCATGCTGTGGACCCCGAAGGCCGCGGCGGACTTCGGCATCCCCGGCACCCGCACCGAGGACCCCACCATCCGCGCCTGGCTCTCCGTCCTGGCCGTCCGCGACATCGGCTACGGCCTCTTCCTGCTGATCGTGCTGATCGGCGCGGGCACGCACCTGCTGGGCTGGATGATGCTGGCCGGCTCACTCGTCACGCTCGGAGACGCACTCATCACGAAGCTCAGCGGCGGACCCGCCAAGGCCTACTACGGCATCCACGGCGGCACCACCGCGGTCATGGCCGCGGCCGGCGCCGTACTGCTCCTGTCCTGA
- a CDS encoding 2-dehydropantoate 2-reductase N-terminal domain-containing protein, giving the protein MKLLVYGAGVCGSLFAARMHETGHDVSLLARGGRLTALRQHGVQLAEGDSPVVRRVPVPVIEHPGSEYDLITVFVRTHQVDAVLASLSGVQGDVLFLLNWAAGSETLGAVIGPERVLLGFPMTGGMMDGDVIRYRKSSFISRRVAMPIGEPDGRTTPRLERIVEMFRTAGINAKAEPQMDAWLRTHAAFEAPLGQAVHAAGGPVALADDPDAVRGMLYLMRQNLAAMETPPVPRAFAALRALPQGLLVAVLRRFLKSPTAVHSGLNDPSPATAAELERLTEQFRGPARAR; this is encoded by the coding sequence ATGAAGCTGCTCGTGTACGGCGCCGGGGTTTGCGGCAGCCTGTTCGCCGCCCGCATGCATGAGACCGGCCACGACGTCTCGCTCCTCGCGCGGGGTGGGCGCCTGACCGCTCTGCGCCAGCACGGCGTGCAGCTCGCCGAGGGAGACAGCCCAGTTGTCAGGCGGGTACCGGTACCGGTGATCGAGCACCCGGGCAGCGAGTACGACCTGATCACCGTCTTCGTCCGCACCCACCAGGTGGACGCGGTGCTGGCATCACTCTCCGGCGTCCAAGGTGACGTGCTGTTCCTGCTCAACTGGGCAGCCGGCTCGGAGACGCTAGGCGCGGTGATCGGCCCCGAACGGGTGCTGCTCGGCTTCCCCATGACGGGCGGCATGATGGACGGCGACGTGATCCGCTACCGCAAGAGCAGTTTCATCTCCCGTCGGGTCGCGATGCCGATCGGCGAGCCCGACGGCCGCACCACCCCACGACTGGAACGGATCGTGGAGATGTTCCGTACCGCCGGGATCAACGCCAAGGCCGAGCCGCAGATGGACGCCTGGCTCAGGACGCACGCCGCATTCGAGGCGCCGCTCGGACAGGCGGTACACGCGGCGGGCGGCCCGGTAGCGCTGGCCGACGACCCGGACGCGGTCCGCGGCATGCTCTACCTCATGCGACAGAACCTCGCCGCGATGGAGACGCCGCCGGTACCTCGCGCATTCGCCGCGTTGCGGGCTCTGCCGCAAGGGCTCCTCGTGGCCGTGCTCCGGCGCTTTTTGAAGAGCCCGACGGCTGTGCACAGCGGACTCAACGACCCCTCGCCTGCCACGGCGGCCGAACTCGAGCGGCTGACCGAACAGTTCCGCGGCCCGGCGAGAGCCCGCTGA
- a CDS encoding helix-turn-helix domain-containing protein — MTVPTGRRERKKAATRQKIADAALRLFLEHGYEKVGIRDVAAEADVAVTTLFSHFASKEALVFEQDEDFEQRLTRAVTDRAPHEPLVPALRREIQSLVRHCTADSAAPIWRMIDASPALREYEESMRLRHAESLATAIAADPDLSGTPTACRAIARFVIDAYSLAREAADPQAAVGEIFQMIEAAWAVTCPSGDSTGTAGP; from the coding sequence ATGACCGTGCCGACCGGACGCCGTGAGCGCAAGAAGGCCGCGACCCGCCAGAAGATCGCTGACGCCGCCCTGCGGCTCTTCCTGGAGCACGGGTACGAGAAGGTGGGAATCCGTGACGTGGCCGCTGAGGCCGACGTGGCCGTCACCACGCTGTTCTCCCACTTCGCCTCGAAAGAGGCCCTGGTCTTCGAACAGGACGAAGACTTCGAGCAGCGCCTCACGCGGGCGGTCACCGACCGGGCGCCGCACGAGCCGCTCGTCCCCGCGCTGCGCCGCGAGATCCAGTCCTTGGTGCGACACTGCACAGCGGACAGCGCCGCCCCGATCTGGCGCATGATCGACGCATCACCCGCCCTGCGGGAGTACGAAGAGTCGATGCGGCTGCGCCACGCGGAGTCGTTGGCAACGGCCATCGCGGCCGATCCCGACCTGTCGGGGACCCCAACGGCCTGCCGGGCGATCGCGAGGTTCGTGATCGACGCCTATTCGCTGGCCCGTGAGGCGGCCGATCCGCAGGCCGCGGTGGGCGAGATCTTTCAGATGATCGAGGCGGCCTGGGCCGTCACCTGTCCCTCCGGAGACTCCACCGGCACGGCCGGACCGTAG
- a CDS encoding AraC family ligand binding domain-containing protein, giving the protein MGREGSWTRYWRDDQRRLEAMQARFRDHVYAPHSHETYSFGITDAGAQRFRCRGAAHTSSAGMVMAFNPDEVHDGRAAAELGYHYRIVHIEPVVVREILADAADGRAPAMPLFALPVLDNGMLAAAIGRLHAALSGAADPLVCDERLTAAVTAMAGRGATRPPVVRGPSGAARRVVARRARALLDEAYLEPLPAQSLAEAAGCSRFALYRAFRAEFGLAPSDYQRQLRLRHARALLAGGMPAADAAAATGFADQAHLGRWFQRVYGITPGIFVRATTGERAR; this is encoded by the coding sequence ATGGGGCGCGAGGGGAGCTGGACCCGGTACTGGCGGGACGACCAGCGGCGGCTGGAGGCCATGCAGGCGCGGTTCCGGGACCACGTGTACGCGCCGCACAGCCACGAGACGTACTCCTTCGGCATCACCGACGCCGGTGCCCAGCGTTTCCGCTGCCGCGGGGCCGCGCACACCAGCAGCGCCGGCATGGTGATGGCGTTCAATCCCGACGAGGTGCACGACGGCCGTGCGGCCGCCGAACTCGGCTACCACTACCGGATCGTGCACATCGAACCGGTGGTGGTGCGCGAGATCTTGGCGGACGCGGCTGACGGACGTGCCCCCGCGATGCCGCTGTTCGCCCTACCCGTCCTGGACAACGGGATGCTCGCCGCGGCGATAGGGCGGCTCCATGCTGCGCTGTCAGGTGCGGCGGACCCGCTGGTGTGCGACGAACGCCTCACCGCCGCCGTCACCGCCATGGCCGGCCGTGGCGCGACCCGGCCGCCGGTCGTCCGCGGGCCGTCGGGGGCGGCCCGACGCGTGGTCGCACGCCGGGCCCGGGCGCTGCTGGACGAGGCATATCTCGAACCGCTCCCGGCCCAGTCACTGGCCGAGGCCGCCGGATGCAGCCGCTTCGCCCTCTACCGCGCCTTCCGCGCGGAGTTCGGCCTCGCCCCGAGCGACTACCAGCGCCAGCTGCGGCTGCGGCACGCTCGTGCTCTGCTGGCCGGTGGCATGCCCGCCGCGGACGCCGCCGCGGCCACGGGCTTCGCGGACCAGGCCCACCTGGGACGCTGGTTCCAGCGTGTCTACGGCATCACGCCGGGCATCTTCGTACGGGCCACGACCGGAGAACGGGCTCGGTGA
- a CDS encoding SSI family serine proteinase inhibitor, translating to MVQLGFVQVGSAAARRSGSARRFGAGARRPLRRLLLGVSVSVAALAPLSAVPAVAAAASVSVAAPPPVRGEDQAGDHLTVTVRHAGGDRDGTYELYCHPGGGTHPDVRGACRALDRNTRWGRDTFAPVPEGSVCTMQYGGPATAHVTGAWAGRPVDAAYDRGNGCEIARWNRLVPLLPDLTPRGRGKP from the coding sequence ATGGTGCAGCTCGGTTTCGTGCAGGTCGGTTCCGCCGCCGCGCGGCGTTCCGGATCGGCCCGGCGCTTCGGCGCAGGGGCGCGCCGGCCTCTACGGCGGCTTCTCCTCGGGGTCTCCGTGTCCGTCGCCGCCCTCGCCCCGCTCTCCGCCGTGCCCGCCGTAGCCGCCGCAGCCTCCGTCTCCGTCGCTGCTCCCCCGCCCGTCCGTGGCGAGGACCAGGCCGGTGACCATCTCACCGTGACCGTGCGGCACGCGGGAGGGGACAGGGACGGGACGTACGAGCTGTACTGCCATCCGGGCGGTGGGACTCACCCGGATGTGCGGGGTGCGTGCCGGGCGCTCGACCGGAACACGCGCTGGGGCCGTGACACCTTCGCGCCGGTACCGGAGGGCAGCGTCTGCACCATGCAGTACGGCGGACCCGCCACCGCCCATGTCACCGGGGCCTGGGCCGGGCGCCCCGTGGACGCCGCCTACGACCGCGGCAACGGCTGTGAGATCGCCCGCTGGAACCGGCTCGTACCGCTCCTGCCCGACCTCACTCCCCGGGGGCGGGGGAAGCCGTGA
- a CDS encoding DMT family transporter: MSAEKGSRSPYLLLCVTMLLWGSAFSSSKTVVEEMPHTVAALLRFGGGAVALLAAVAVSACRTARTPGTQGSRGGSLAVTMRSRHGNFLRTAWRAGLAGVLGVFAYNGFLFWGLSLAPSLDAGALVPVLSPVLTSLFLLLTGAEQASRTRLAGLALGLAGAAVFLVGASGTTHGSPARPAGDALFVLSAGCWAAYTLVGPRVLAGLDPLRATTYATCMGAVLLGVLAAPDLAQVHWSTLPTGLWLNVLYLAVGAAAVANLFYYRAVGTVGPASASLMMFTVPVVNTVCATVFLGESFAPVQGLGAAGLLAGAVLAVRSRGRADRTAMRSPLAHVMRTERKS; this comes from the coding sequence ATGTCTGCCGAAAAGGGCTCGCGGAGCCCGTATCTCCTGCTGTGCGTGACGATGCTGCTGTGGGGCAGCGCCTTCTCCAGTTCGAAGACGGTCGTCGAGGAGATGCCGCACACCGTGGCCGCGCTGCTGCGTTTCGGCGGTGGGGCCGTCGCCCTGCTGGCGGCGGTGGCCGTGTCGGCCTGCCGGACAGCGAGGACGCCGGGCACCCAGGGCTCCCGTGGCGGGAGCCTCGCCGTGACGATGAGGTCCCGGCACGGAAACTTCCTGCGGACTGCCTGGCGGGCGGGACTGGCGGGCGTCCTGGGCGTGTTCGCCTACAACGGTTTCCTCTTCTGGGGCCTGTCGCTCGCTCCCTCACTCGACGCAGGAGCCCTGGTACCCGTCCTCAGCCCCGTACTCACCAGTCTGTTCCTCCTGCTGACGGGCGCCGAACAGGCCTCGCGGACCCGGCTGGCGGGACTCGCTCTGGGACTCGCCGGGGCCGCGGTCTTCCTCGTCGGCGCGAGCGGCACCACCCACGGCAGCCCTGCCCGGCCCGCCGGCGACGCGCTGTTCGTGCTGAGCGCTGGGTGCTGGGCCGCCTACACACTCGTCGGCCCCCGGGTGCTGGCCGGTCTCGATCCGCTGCGGGCCACGACGTACGCGACCTGCATGGGCGCGGTGCTGCTCGGCGTGCTGGCCGCCCCCGACCTGGCGCAGGTGCACTGGAGCACGCTGCCGACCGGCCTCTGGCTGAACGTCCTGTACCTCGCCGTCGGCGCGGCCGCCGTCGCCAACCTCTTCTACTACCGGGCGGTGGGAACCGTGGGCCCCGCGTCCGCCTCGCTCATGATGTTCACCGTCCCTGTCGTCAACACCGTGTGCGCCACGGTGTTCCTGGGCGAGTCCTTCGCTCCGGTCCAGGGGCTGGGCGCGGCGGGGCTGCTGGCGGGCGCAGTGCTCGCCGTACGAAGCCGGGGTCGGGCCGACCGTACAGCCATGAGGAGCCCACTCGCCCACGTCATGCGGACGGAACGGAAGTCCTGA
- a CDS encoding NADP-dependent oxidoreductase, with amino-acid sequence MKKVSFAEFGGPDVLQLIDAEDPHAGPGQIRIAVRAAGVNPVDWRLREGQVLGAHPIELPAGVGLDAAGVVDEVGEGVEGVEVGDRVFGEGSNTYAEFAVLSAWARMPEGLTFEEAAGYPSVVETALRIIREVGVRSGQTLLVSGASGGVGSAVLQIARDRGITVIGTAGAANQGYLRSLGALATTYGEGWVERVRQLGRVDAALDLAGSGVIRELVDLTGDPQKVVSIADLGAPELGVRFSGVAGSMPEALAEAVDLISRGKLHIPVEKSYTLAEAAAAHIDSQAGHTRGRRVLVV; translated from the coding sequence ATGAAGAAGGTGAGCTTCGCCGAGTTCGGCGGTCCGGACGTGCTGCAACTCATAGATGCCGAGGATCCTCATGCGGGCCCCGGCCAGATCCGCATCGCCGTACGGGCGGCAGGTGTGAACCCCGTCGACTGGAGGCTCCGTGAAGGCCAGGTCCTGGGGGCCCATCCGATCGAGTTGCCCGCCGGAGTCGGGCTGGACGCCGCCGGGGTGGTGGACGAGGTCGGTGAAGGCGTCGAAGGGGTCGAGGTCGGCGACCGCGTGTTCGGCGAAGGCTCAAACACGTATGCCGAGTTCGCCGTGCTGTCGGCCTGGGCCCGTATGCCCGAGGGCCTGACGTTCGAAGAGGCGGCCGGGTATCCCTCCGTGGTGGAGACCGCGCTGCGCATCATCCGCGAGGTCGGTGTGCGCTCCGGGCAGACGCTGCTGGTCAGCGGCGCGTCCGGGGGAGTCGGATCAGCGGTGCTGCAGATCGCCCGCGACCGCGGCATCACGGTGATCGGGACCGCTGGGGCGGCCAACCAGGGCTATCTGCGCAGCCTGGGCGCCCTCGCCACGACGTATGGCGAGGGCTGGGTCGAACGAGTGCGGCAGCTCGGCCGTGTCGACGCGGCCCTCGACCTGGCCGGCTCGGGCGTGATCCGCGAGCTCGTCGATCTGACCGGGGACCCGCAGAAGGTGGTCTCCATCGCCGATCTCGGTGCGCCGGAGCTCGGTGTCCGATTCTCCGGCGTCGCCGGGAGTATGCCAGAAGCGCTCGCCGAAGCCGTCGACCTCATCTCGCGGGGAAAGCTCCACATCCCGGTCGAGAAGTCGTACACGCTTGCCGAGGCCGCGGCGGCGCACATCGACAGCCAGGCCGGTCACACACGCGGGCGACGGGTCCTGGTCGTCTGA
- a CDS encoding TetR/AcrR family transcriptional regulator: MATPDTRTQLLDAAEHLFAEHGYRGTSVRAITKLAGANLAAVGYHFGSKAELMAAVARRVIEPINAAQCARLDNLLARTPDPLVSELVEAFAGPLFDEMSAGDEGGSRTSRLIVTILSDPAEEARSWTGPGEDTVRERYVAAFARALPGLSPEELWFRIRGILAVTAIDRLEVHQRPSPGCTSPVAGEAARRWAITFLTAAMSAPPTRT, translated from the coding sequence GTGGCGACCCCAGACACCCGCACCCAGCTCCTCGACGCGGCCGAGCACCTCTTCGCCGAGCACGGATACCGCGGCACCTCGGTCCGCGCGATCACCAAACTCGCCGGAGCGAACCTGGCCGCCGTCGGCTACCACTTCGGGTCGAAGGCGGAGCTGATGGCCGCGGTCGCCCGCCGCGTGATCGAGCCCATCAACGCCGCCCAGTGCGCACGGCTCGACAATTTGCTCGCCCGGACCCCCGACCCATTGGTCAGCGAACTGGTGGAGGCATTCGCGGGGCCGCTGTTCGACGAGATGTCGGCCGGCGACGAGGGCGGCTCCCGGACGTCCCGGCTGATCGTGACGATCCTCAGCGACCCGGCCGAGGAGGCGCGCAGCTGGACCGGCCCGGGCGAGGACACGGTCCGCGAGCGTTACGTCGCAGCCTTCGCGCGCGCGTTGCCCGGCCTTTCCCCGGAGGAGCTGTGGTTCCGGATACGGGGGATCCTTGCCGTGACGGCCATCGACCGCCTCGAGGTCCATCAGCGGCCCTCCCCAGGCTGCACGTCCCCGGTAGCGGGCGAGGCGGCCCGGCGATGGGCGATCACGTTCCTGACGGCAGCGATGAGTGCGCCACCGACCCGGACCTGA